A stretch of Etheostoma spectabile isolate EspeVRDwgs_2016 unplaced genomic scaffold, UIUC_Espe_1.0 scaffold00018478, whole genome shotgun sequence DNA encodes these proteins:
- the LOC116680495 gene encoding isocitrate dehydrogenase [NADP], mitochondrial-like, producing MAEYFDLGLPYRDRQTKPVTIDSALATNKYNGLSSVHHHPDEARVEEFKLKKMWKSPNGTIRNILGGTVFREPILCKNIPRLVPGWTKAITIGRHAFGDQYRATDFVI from the exons ATGG CTGAGTACTTTGACCTGGGTCTGCCTTACCGTGACCGACAGACGAAACCGGTCACCATCGACTCTGCTCTCGCGACCAATAAATACAATGGGCTGTCAAGTGTCCACCATCACCCAGATGAGGCCCGAGTTGAGG agttTAAGCTGAAAAAGATGTGGAAGAGTCCTAATGGAACCATCCGGAACATCTTGGGTGGCACCGTTTTCCGTGAGCCAATCCTTTGTAAAAACATCCCTCGTCTTGTTCCCGGTTGGACAAAAGCCATAACAATCGGCAGACATGCTTTTGGTGATCAG TACAGGGCCACAGACTTTGTTATT